A stretch of the Malus domestica chromosome 08, GDT2T_hap1 genome encodes the following:
- the LOC103437035 gene encoding uncharacterized protein, whose product MYPISISAPSISLSPFYLSQSVSPLLSKKSNTAPPSSPSISTPLICPVQRHSSGDTHRDTGGPQYGLVEDTLRTGGSGHPKEVSPNELYSQLAIYIVAAHALKPNYNMPNLMLDDDAFLASVETQPHSPFGVLAPNESFATYQHHETCSGNMQSSGLTSLSATTRKKNMGVNRIRLGRGRRENLNFNRFGQAFSPHDNVARFGRYIAMLARDGGLIPIDSPDWRKIDSSKLDRVWLLVQATIEWTNSRVVGKEEKVRGIVETKIHDRFRT is encoded by the exons atgtaCCCTATATCTATTTCGGCCCCTTCTATCTCTCTCAGTCCCTTCTATCTCTCCCAGTCCGTCTCACCCTTACTCTCCAAAAAATCAAACACAGCTCCTCCGTCGAGTCCGTCAATTTCAACACCGCTCATCTGTCCAGTTCAAAGGCATTCCTCCGGCGACACACACAGAGATACAGGAGGCCCACAG TACGGATTGGTTGAGGACACACTAAGAACTGGGGGATCTGGACACCCCAAAGAAGTTTCACCTAATGAGTTGTATAGTCAATTGGCTATCTACATTGTAGCTGCTCATGCTTTGAAACCAAATTACAAT ATGCCTAATCTGATGCTTGATGATGATGCATTTTTGGCATCTGTGGAAACTCAACCACACTCCCCATTTGGTGTACTCGCTCCAAATGAATCATTTGCAACCTACCAACACCATGAGACATGTAGTGGAAATATGCAATCAAGTGGCTTAACTTCTTTGTCAGCCACAACTCGAAAGAAGAATATGGGAGTTAACAGGATACGGTTGGGCAGAGGGAGGCGTGAAAACCTGAACTTCAACAGATTCGGTCAAGCTTTTTCTCCTCATGACAATGTGGCCAGATTTGGCCGCTACATAGCCATGTTGGCTCGTGATGGTGGATTGATCCCAATTGATTCACCTGATTGGCGCAAAATAGATTCTTCGAAACTTGATCGAGTGTGGTTGTTGGTCCAG GCCACTATAGAATGGACAAATTCAAGAGTTGTTGGCAAGGAGGAGAAAGTCAGGGGTATTGTGGAAACGAAAATACATGATCGTTTCAGGACATAG